One window from the genome of Leptospira ryugenii encodes:
- a CDS encoding Crp/Fnr family transcriptional regulator — MSAESLKKYISAVKVQHFPKDTKVFSEGEESNGVMYFVFSGKLMVTKRSGMGDDLILRQIGPGEFFGELALIQHSPRAANVIAISEDTKVGMITKDIFLAMGHESPGFLSMLLNSVIRRLTEVEDKVVERRQELHELINAGKIPPQAVSGSIPGTEAVEAESPSEQQSSEDQELPIPIDPSLMADETKKS; from the coding sequence ATGAGCGCAGAAAGTCTAAAAAAATATATCTCAGCTGTAAAAGTCCAACATTTCCCAAAAGATACAAAAGTATTCAGTGAAGGCGAGGAATCAAATGGTGTGATGTACTTTGTTTTCTCCGGAAAACTCATGGTTACGAAACGTTCAGGAATGGGAGATGATTTGATCCTTCGCCAAATCGGTCCGGGTGAATTTTTTGGAGAGCTGGCTTTGATCCAACACTCACCACGCGCTGCCAATGTCATTGCCATTTCGGAAGACACAAAGGTTGGTATGATTACTAAAGATATCTTCCTCGCCATGGGTCATGAGAGCCCTGGTTTTTTATCAATGTTACTCAATAGTGTCATCCGTCGTTTAACAGAGGTAGAGGATAAGGTCGTAGAGAGACGACAAGAATTGCATGAGCTTATCAATGCCGGAAAGATTCCTCCCCAAGCTGTTAGTGGGTCTATTCCAGGCACGGAAGCAGTGGAGGCGGAATCACCTTCCGAACAGCAAAGTTCAGAAGACCAAGAATTACCTATCCCTATTGATCCTTCCTTGATGGCTGATGAAACAAAAAAATCTTGA
- a CDS encoding PilZ domain-containing protein, giving the protein MALRLFRYPYPILVVSLLFVVIPLLNYFFTAALYDLSSLQSKQVFSRIQPLQYVLSILSLVIAYGLLAKKKFGYYLFLLFASILASYNVWMIAWISLGKKLFLAGVRLQGPEIIVNAVMTFVALAMIFYFLKREVSAPYLSSLNRGWRGGYRETHPVPFHWTNSDGEREGDGFTINISGSGALIPLVEHHFLKIGSEINLHLKLENEKREIVPISVKGEVVRLDQDEEGTELAGVRFDFQAAQKDEEAEFLRFLKRVFAPRFPVQNKIHAGKKEANESSGELVNISTEGMYIKSDIVYDLNDRLFIKIDTRSGPISLKALVRWSNPNGRYGKPKGYGLQIEEVENPTRFRFWVWKHRFRIFHER; this is encoded by the coding sequence ATGGCTTTGCGACTCTTCCGTTACCCCTACCCAATTTTAGTTGTATCTCTTCTTTTCGTTGTCATCCCACTCCTAAACTACTTTTTTACCGCTGCACTTTACGATCTTTCTAGTTTACAATCAAAGCAGGTATTTTCTCGCATCCAGCCATTGCAGTACGTACTTTCTATCCTAAGCCTTGTTATCGCATATGGTTTGCTAGCAAAAAAGAAATTTGGATATTATCTCTTTCTTTTGTTCGCAAGCATTTTAGCATCTTATAATGTTTGGATGATAGCTTGGATCAGCCTCGGCAAAAAATTGTTTTTGGCAGGTGTCCGCTTGCAAGGCCCAGAGATCATAGTAAATGCAGTGATGACATTTGTAGCTTTAGCCATGATCTTTTATTTTCTTAAGCGAGAGGTCTCGGCACCGTATTTAAGTTCCCTAAACCGAGGTTGGAGAGGGGGTTACCGTGAAACACACCCAGTTCCTTTCCACTGGACCAACTCCGATGGGGAAAGAGAGGGTGATGGTTTTACAATAAACATCTCCGGCTCAGGAGCCTTGATCCCATTGGTGGAACACCACTTTCTTAAAATAGGTTCCGAGATCAACTTACACCTAAAGCTTGAGAATGAAAAAAGAGAAATCGTTCCCATTTCTGTAAAAGGTGAAGTTGTTCGTTTGGACCAGGATGAAGAAGGCACAGAATTGGCCGGGGTTCGATTTGATTTCCAAGCAGCACAAAAAGATGAGGAAGCAGAATTTCTACGATTTCTAAAACGAGTTTTTGCACCTCGGTTTCCTGTTCAGAACAAAATCCATGCAGGAAAAAAGGAAGCGAACGAATCGTCCGGTGAGTTAGTCAACATTTCCACAGAAGGTATGTACATTAAATCTGATATTGTTTACGATTTGAACGATCGTCTTTTTATCAAAATTGACACTCGGTCTGGGCCAATTAGTTTGAAAGCTCTTGTTAGATGGTCCAATCCGAATGGACGCTATGGCAAACCAAAGGGATATGGCTTACAAATAGAAGAAGTAGAAAATCCAACAAGGTTTCGCTTTTGGGTATGGAAACACAGGTTTAGGATTTTCCACGAGCGTTGA
- a CDS encoding IspD/TarI family cytidylyltransferase has translation MRNLYAIILAGGEGKRFGSPVPKQFLSLAGEPLFLHSLKTFSSWPFLKSLSLVCHRDWISELEKYASPYLNSNDRIVEGGNTRHASTLLGLQSIPWDEEDLIFIHDAARPFFSHQDLDLLVQSAVKWGASTIVSACHETVVQRGDREGFIEKTLDRNQLLFVKTPQIISGKTLKKAQTMDVPLPVEPTDLCSWMEAYGEKTGIVITTETNLKITEPTDLLVAEALLNARGKS, from the coding sequence ATGCGAAATCTGTACGCAATTATCCTAGCTGGGGGAGAAGGGAAGAGATTTGGGAGCCCAGTTCCCAAACAGTTTCTGTCCCTAGCTGGGGAGCCTCTCTTTCTCCATTCCTTAAAGACATTTTCATCTTGGCCATTTTTAAAATCTCTGAGCTTAGTTTGCCATAGAGATTGGATTTCGGAGCTAGAGAAGTATGCTTCGCCTTACTTAAACTCAAACGACAGGATCGTAGAAGGTGGAAATACCCGTCACGCCTCTACTTTGTTAGGTTTGCAATCCATCCCCTGGGACGAAGAAGACCTTATTTTTATACATGATGCTGCTCGTCCTTTTTTTAGCCACCAGGACTTAGATTTACTCGTTCAATCTGCGGTGAAATGGGGGGCAAGTACCATTGTGTCCGCATGCCACGAAACGGTCGTTCAACGAGGCGATAGGGAAGGCTTTATAGAAAAAACTCTAGATCGGAATCAACTTTTGTTTGTGAAAACACCACAGATAATTTCTGGCAAAACACTTAAAAAAGCCCAAACTATGGATGTGCCATTGCCAGTAGAACCCACAGATCTTTGTTCTTGGATGGAGGCCTATGGAGAAAAGACTGGCATAGTCATCACAACAGAAACCAATCTAAAAATCACAGAACCTACTGACCTTTTGGTAGCAGAGGCTCTTCTCAACGCTCGTGGAAAATCCTAA
- a CDS encoding diaminopimelate decarboxylase: MTSIEKLKFLNEEQVRSIAETFGTPVFVYSQKEIERRCEEALSFPNAFGLQVRYAMKANPNTNILKIMKQKGILIDASSEYEVSRALASGFPAESIMLTSQQFPKDLKKIIELGVSFNACSLKQLEAYGKLFPGGKVSIRFNPGLGSGHTKKTDVGGVASAFGIWHEKLSEVRSLVKQYNLNVEKVHTHIGSGSDPEVWKAVAKYTLEYAEAFETVKVVSLGGGYKVGRMADEKSTDLQKIGEPVKQQFIDFATQHNRKLILEIEPGTYLIALCGALVTRVDDKVDTGTKGFTFLKLDTGMDANTRPSLYGARHPLVTVTKHPDTERPIEEYVVVGHCCESGDLFTQKEGGEAVTRPMARAEIDDYVVMEAVGAYCSSMSTKNYNSFPETGEVILLSSGETKWIRKPQSLEEIYKNEISVI; this comes from the coding sequence ATGACATCAATCGAAAAACTAAAGTTTTTAAACGAAGAACAGGTTCGGTCAATTGCAGAAACCTTCGGAACCCCCGTTTTTGTATACTCCCAAAAGGAAATCGAACGTCGTTGTGAGGAGGCTCTCTCCTTTCCAAATGCCTTTGGACTCCAGGTTCGATATGCCATGAAGGCAAATCCAAATACCAATATTTTAAAGATTATGAAACAGAAGGGCATACTGATAGATGCTTCTTCTGAATATGAAGTGAGTCGTGCTCTTGCGAGCGGATTCCCAGCAGAGTCCATAATGCTCACTTCCCAACAATTCCCAAAAGACCTAAAGAAAATTATAGAATTGGGTGTATCCTTTAATGCCTGTTCATTGAAACAATTAGAAGCCTATGGTAAATTATTTCCTGGTGGAAAGGTATCGATTCGTTTCAATCCTGGTCTAGGTTCTGGACACACAAAAAAAACAGACGTGGGAGGAGTTGCTTCCGCATTTGGGATTTGGCATGAAAAACTCTCTGAGGTGCGTTCCCTTGTCAAACAGTACAATCTGAATGTAGAAAAGGTGCATACACACATTGGTTCTGGAAGTGACCCAGAGGTGTGGAAGGCGGTGGCCAAATATACACTTGAGTATGCAGAGGCGTTTGAGACTGTAAAAGTCGTCAGTTTGGGTGGAGGATATAAAGTAGGCCGAATGGCTGATGAGAAATCCACGGACCTCCAAAAGATCGGAGAGCCCGTAAAACAGCAGTTTATTGATTTTGCAACTCAACACAACAGAAAATTGATCTTAGAGATTGAGCCTGGAACCTACTTGATAGCACTTTGTGGAGCCTTAGTCACCCGAGTGGATGATAAGGTAGATACAGGCACAAAAGGATTTACTTTCTTAAAACTTGATACAGGGATGGATGCCAATACAAGGCCTTCTCTGTATGGAGCTAGGCATCCACTTGTAACCGTTACAAAACATCCCGACACGGAAAGGCCTATCGAAGAGTATGTTGTTGTTGGGCATTGTTGTGAATCGGGTGATCTATTCACTCAGAAGGAGGGAGGGGAAGCTGTGACTCGTCCTATGGCTAGAGCCGAGATCGATGACTATGTCGTGATGGAAGCGGTTGGTGCCTATTGTTCAAGTATGTCTACAAAGAATTACAATAGCTTTCCTGAGACAGGAGAAGTCATTCTCCTATCCTCTGGCGAAACCAAATGGATCCGAAAGCCACAATCCCTAGAGGAGATTTACAAAAACGAAATTTCTGTGATTTGA
- a CDS encoding zinc dependent phospholipase C family protein yields MAGKITHIEALSQVKKHLEHGNATQRKIATLLNRPDTAAYANLGAVAPDIFYFYHVLQPQRTKKAAYWGDLAHHHRVVELILNFLDAVHDTEMGLYRDRFLAFTLGYICHCVVDIQTHPYIFYISGDYYSDDKKVSYQAQINHMKVEFGLDTLLLHYRWGMSAREYDFPQYIDIRQRTVGIKNKMDPVLWQFWLAALKETFPREFLSKYFGSEKKIIPGDILNESYMGFYRFTSTLDSRSPWMRGLVSLVDSLTFHRYQAGVLMLPTLETVNPKIMNEEKRPWNYPADPKRVFHDSFIELLNQASAACKEILTRAYEYSFSPESRAKILDVYGGYNLDTGLRYQGIDTMKEFSPL; encoded by the coding sequence ATGGCAGGAAAGATCACACACATTGAGGCACTTTCTCAAGTGAAAAAACACTTAGAGCATGGAAACGCCACGCAAAGAAAAATTGCGACTTTACTCAACCGGCCCGATACCGCTGCCTACGCTAACTTAGGTGCGGTCGCTCCCGATATCTTTTATTTTTACCATGTTCTCCAACCGCAAAGAACAAAGAAGGCTGCCTACTGGGGAGACCTTGCTCACCACCATAGAGTCGTAGAACTGATATTAAATTTTTTAGATGCAGTGCATGACACAGAGATGGGTCTCTACCGGGATCGCTTTTTGGCCTTTACTTTAGGATATATTTGCCATTGTGTCGTGGATATCCAAACCCATCCTTATATCTTCTACATCTCGGGTGATTATTATAGCGATGATAAAAAAGTATCTTACCAAGCTCAAATCAATCACATGAAGGTTGAGTTTGGTTTGGATACCTTACTTCTACACTACCGTTGGGGGATGAGTGCTCGAGAATATGACTTTCCCCAATACATTGACATCCGTCAGAGAACAGTCGGGATCAAAAATAAAATGGACCCTGTCCTCTGGCAATTCTGGCTAGCCGCATTAAAAGAAACCTTTCCTAGAGAATTTTTATCAAAGTACTTTGGATCGGAAAAGAAGATCATTCCAGGCGATATCTTAAATGAATCCTATATGGGTTTTTATCGATTTACATCCACTCTTGATTCCCGTTCCCCATGGATGCGCGGATTGGTGAGTTTGGTAGATAGCCTTACTTTTCATAGATACCAAGCGGGTGTTTTAATGTTGCCTACACTAGAGACAGTGAACCCAAAAATTATGAACGAAGAAAAACGCCCTTGGAATTATCCTGCTGATCCCAAACGAGTGTTTCATGATTCCTTCATTGAACTGCTCAACCAAGCAAGTGCTGCCTGTAAGGAAATTCTAACCAGAGCCTACGAATATAGTTTTTCACCCGAAAGCCGAGCAAAGATTTTGGATGTATATGGAGGCTACAATTTGGACACTGGTCTTAGGTACCAGGGCATAGACACTATGAAGGAGTTTTCGCCACTTTGA
- a CDS encoding penicillin-binding protein 1A, translating into MKQEAIGIFEKLFIVWFRNLCSWIWEHPNGLKRTALAVIAFLFLNIFLLTASVKDFFRLKNALNYDIPSILYAIGEDGKYEPIAEYYKFSRIPVLLSALPEENNPNAKDHKNKVIQCFLSTEDNQFYSHSGIDLKGIARAFVVNILAGRVKEGASTITQQVARLKYLSTERSIGRKAREAWLAGLLELAFTKDQILEVYLNEIPLGHGTIGVGAASRFYFRKEIQEVTWGEAAILASLTTRPTQFSPLTNPISSIGKVRVVFRKLVENGRLTVEEAEKEYAHLMEYYQNLNRSPNDSAFSDRINRFPYVTEYIRKNLIRNIGKDKLYNGGLKIYSTIQIRHQEEAEKALKIALQQQTLESNQRAFRNIDAFDDQFGSSYAIISDLFDLPDFKFHISRSERTFQSSYQEELRDVFSSLNLLVGDDVIADFIDKNYSNQTTQDHLLPVEGSLIAMRPNTGYITAIVGGSGFRSDNQQIRSFQAFRQPGSSFKPILYAAALDYSGKNPDPEKNVTPATLFADSPLQYLMDDGDEWAPENYSSEYSGFVLLRKALEQSKNSVAVRVLEQIGLSHIMDTLRGLLQLNGRDIPYNFSVSLGSFELTPYELTRAYAALASGGKTVNPLSVLYVESQDGSILKDFRTEFSESDRKQVISPEAAFLITDMMADVIQSGTGKSALAYGLNRKAYGKTGTTNNFRDAWFVGYTPELVASVWIGYDVGTISLGRGVTGGRVSAPIWGRFMARSLDREPRADFPWAKDLNLSKRSICLMSGKLPGPQCREIQEESFITSTVPKEICNEHGGQWNLPDEPKRTNPEPKPKLDQNPIQKAKTDTQLEPKKKKKKKSVFSGDEDIDY; encoded by the coding sequence ATGAAACAAGAAGCTATTGGAATCTTTGAGAAACTATTTATCGTTTGGTTTAGAAACCTTTGTTCTTGGATTTGGGAACATCCCAATGGTTTGAAGCGCACTGCCCTTGCCGTAATTGCATTTTTGTTTCTAAATATCTTTCTACTCACAGCCTCAGTTAAGGATTTCTTTCGATTGAAGAATGCTCTCAATTATGACATCCCTTCGATCCTATATGCAATTGGAGAGGATGGAAAGTACGAACCCATTGCTGAATATTATAAATTTTCACGCATACCAGTCCTGCTTTCGGCCCTACCCGAAGAAAACAACCCAAATGCCAAAGACCATAAAAACAAGGTCATCCAATGTTTTTTATCCACGGAGGATAACCAATTCTATAGCCACAGTGGGATTGACCTAAAAGGCATTGCACGTGCCTTCGTAGTCAATATCCTCGCGGGGCGGGTGAAGGAAGGAGCCTCAACCATCACACAACAGGTTGCCCGTTTGAAATACCTTTCTACGGAACGCTCAATCGGGAGAAAGGCGAGAGAGGCCTGGCTTGCCGGTTTACTGGAACTTGCCTTTACCAAAGACCAAATCCTGGAAGTGTATTTGAATGAAATCCCTCTTGGGCATGGAACCATTGGTGTTGGTGCTGCTTCTCGTTTCTACTTTCGCAAAGAGATCCAAGAAGTCACTTGGGGAGAGGCTGCTATCCTTGCAAGTTTGACGACGAGGCCTACTCAGTTCAGCCCATTGACAAACCCCATTAGCAGCATAGGCAAAGTGAGAGTGGTCTTCCGTAAACTTGTAGAGAACGGTCGACTAACAGTAGAAGAAGCTGAAAAAGAATACGCCCATCTTATGGAGTACTACCAGAATCTAAACCGCTCTCCCAATGATTCTGCCTTCTCAGATCGAATCAACCGTTTCCCCTATGTCACCGAGTACATCCGTAAGAATTTGATCCGCAACATTGGTAAGGACAAATTGTACAATGGCGGATTGAAGATTTATTCCACTATCCAAATCCGGCACCAAGAGGAAGCCGAAAAAGCTCTAAAAATTGCCCTACAACAACAAACCCTAGAATCTAACCAAAGAGCTTTTCGAAATATTGATGCCTTTGATGACCAGTTTGGTTCAAGTTATGCCATTATCAGTGATCTATTCGACCTACCAGATTTCAAATTTCATATCTCACGCAGCGAACGGACCTTCCAGTCCAGCTACCAAGAAGAATTACGAGATGTATTTTCTAGTTTAAATCTTCTTGTGGGAGATGATGTAATAGCAGACTTTATAGACAAAAATTACAGCAACCAAACAACGCAAGACCACCTACTCCCAGTTGAAGGTTCACTGATAGCAATGAGACCTAATACCGGTTATATTACTGCCATTGTTGGTGGTTCAGGATTTCGATCCGACAACCAACAGATTAGATCCTTCCAAGCTTTCCGCCAACCCGGTTCTTCATTTAAACCAATTTTGTATGCAGCGGCTCTCGATTATTCTGGAAAAAACCCTGACCCAGAGAAAAATGTAACACCCGCTACACTCTTTGCCGATTCGCCACTCCAATATTTAATGGATGATGGCGATGAATGGGCCCCCGAAAATTATAGCTCCGAATACTCTGGTTTTGTCTTGCTACGGAAGGCCCTTGAACAATCCAAAAATTCTGTGGCCGTTCGCGTATTAGAACAAATCGGACTCTCCCACATCATGGATACTCTGAGAGGGCTTCTCCAATTGAATGGAAGGGATATCCCATACAATTTCAGTGTCTCTTTGGGTAGCTTTGAACTCACACCCTATGAACTGACAAGGGCATATGCGGCGCTTGCCTCAGGAGGAAAGACCGTAAATCCCCTTAGCGTATTGTATGTAGAGTCACAGGATGGTAGCATTCTCAAAGACTTCCGAACTGAATTTTCGGAATCGGACCGCAAACAAGTCATCTCACCAGAAGCTGCTTTTCTCATTACCGATATGATGGCTGACGTAATCCAATCGGGAACAGGAAAATCTGCCCTGGCCTATGGACTGAACCGCAAGGCTTACGGAAAGACGGGTACCACGAATAATTTCAGGGACGCCTGGTTTGTCGGCTACACTCCGGAACTCGTTGCCTCTGTTTGGATCGGCTACGATGTGGGAACGATATCCTTGGGCAGAGGGGTCACGGGTGGTCGGGTTTCCGCTCCCATTTGGGGTAGGTTCATGGCTAGGTCCCTAGACCGCGAACCGAGGGCTGATTTTCCCTGGGCAAAGGACCTCAATTTGAGCAAACGTTCGATTTGTTTGATGTCTGGCAAGCTTCCAGGCCCGCAGTGCCGGGAAATCCAAGAAGAATCCTTCATCACAAGCACAGTCCCAAAAGAGATCTGCAATGAACATGGGGGCCAATGGAACCTCCCAGACGAGCCTAAACGCACAAACCCAGAACCCAAACCAAAATTGGACCAAAACCCGATCCAAAAGGCCAAGACCGACACTCAGCTTGAGCCCAAAAAAAAGAAAAAGAAGAAGAGTGTCTTTAGTGGTGACGAGGACATAGATTACTAA
- a CDS encoding bactofilin family protein: MAINKDSINSVIGPGSIFEGKFYIAGSLRIDGKFEGDIKTEDALVIGETGKVKTNISAKEVVISGTLIGNIKAENEVKLEGTGRMLGDITAPYLELQKGVVAKGNITITGGQKKDVRKIVEESFGGIKSLDTKE, translated from the coding sequence ATGGCGATCAACAAAGACTCCATAAATAGCGTAATTGGACCTGGCTCCATCTTCGAAGGTAAATTTTACATAGCCGGTTCACTTCGGATCGACGGAAAATTCGAAGGAGATATCAAAACGGAAGATGCCCTTGTGATCGGGGAAACAGGAAAAGTAAAAACCAATATCAGCGCCAAAGAAGTTGTGATCTCAGGAACTCTCATCGGGAATATTAAAGCAGAAAATGAAGTAAAGTTAGAAGGAACAGGTAGAATGTTAGGTGACATCACTGCTCCTTATTTAGAACTCCAGAAGGGTGTTGTGGCAAAAGGCAATATCACGATCACGGGCGGACAGAAAAAAGATGTTCGAAAGATCGTAGAAGAGTCCTTTGGTGGGATCAAGTCACTAGACACCAAGGAATAA